In Thauera sp. JM12B12, one DNA window encodes the following:
- the bioC gene encoding malonyl-ACP O-methyltransferase BioC, which yields MPEHLPAVPEKRRVAASFSRSAGSYDAVASLQRQVGAQLLARLPHLTAPRWLDLGCGTGHFTRLLAERFGADAGAALDLAEGMLRHARPRGGARHFIVGDAEALPLRDASLDLIYSSLAVQWCGDFAAVLGEAQRVLRPGGVLAFSSLCAGTLGELHDSWRAVDGFTHVNRFRAFRDYETLCAESGLDVSTLERRAQTLHFPDLRALTRSLKDLGAHNLNPGRPGGLTGPARIRALAAAYEGLRTTEGLPATYQVVYAVLNKRL from the coding sequence ATGCCTGAGCACCTGCCTGCCGTACCTGAAAAGCGTCGGGTGGCCGCCTCCTTCTCCCGCTCGGCGGGCAGCTACGATGCGGTCGCCTCGCTGCAGCGCCAGGTTGGCGCACAGCTGCTGGCGCGCCTTCCGCATCTGACCGCCCCCCGCTGGCTCGATCTGGGCTGTGGCACCGGACACTTCACCCGGCTACTGGCGGAGCGCTTCGGCGCCGATGCGGGCGCGGCCCTGGATCTGGCCGAAGGCATGCTCCGCCATGCCCGTCCGCGGGGCGGTGCGCGCCATTTCATCGTCGGCGACGCCGAGGCCCTGCCGCTGCGCGACGCCAGCCTTGACCTGATCTATTCCAGCCTCGCCGTGCAGTGGTGCGGCGACTTCGCCGCCGTGCTGGGCGAGGCACAGCGGGTGCTGCGGCCAGGCGGGGTGCTGGCCTTCAGCAGCCTGTGCGCGGGCACCCTGGGCGAACTGCACGACAGCTGGCGGGCGGTGGACGGCTTCACCCACGTCAACCGCTTCCGCGCATTCCGCGACTACGAGACCTTGTGCGCGGAAAGCGGGCTCGACGTGAGCACGCTTGAACGCCGGGCGCAGACGCTGCACTTTCCCGACCTGCGTGCGCTGACCCGTTCGCTCAAGGATCTCGGTGCGCACAACCTCAACCCCGGTCGTCCGGGCGGACTCACCGGCCCGGCGCGGATCCGCGCCCTGGCTGCCGCATACGAGGGCTTGCGCACGACCGAGGGTTTGCCGGCCACCTATCAGGTGGTGTACGCCGTTCTGAACAAGCGCCTGTAA
- the bioF gene encoding 8-amino-7-oxononanoate synthase codes for MLLQHLTRQRLEREASARVRRRRVADTPCGPRQLIGGDEGSAHAVLNFASNDYLGLANHPTVVAALAEGARRWGAGSGASHLVSGHSRAHAVLEGELASLLAPWVPDAHALLFCSGYMANLALLTTLGGGEAAIFADKLNHASLIDAGLLADGRMRRYPHGRLDLLEAMLNECSQPLRLIVTDAVFSMDGDLADLPALLALAERHDAWLIIDDAHGFGVLGTHGAGTLAHYDLRSERLIYMGTLGKAAGVAGAFVAAHPAVIDALVQGGRSYIYTTAMPPALAHALSASLALMTGEEGAARRRQLATLIAALRDRLSGLIARDPASGWQLGISATPIQPLIVGDNTAALALAATLEAAGLWVPAIRPPTVPVNTARLRITLSAAHTLDDVERLIDALAACQPGGNHHA; via the coding sequence ATGCTGCTGCAGCACCTGACCCGGCAACGGCTTGAGCGCGAGGCGTCGGCGCGCGTACGCCGACGTCGGGTCGCGGACACGCCCTGCGGACCGCGGCAGCTGATCGGAGGCGATGAAGGCAGCGCGCATGCCGTGCTGAACTTCGCCAGCAACGACTACCTCGGTCTGGCCAACCACCCCACCGTGGTCGCCGCCCTGGCCGAGGGCGCGCGGCGCTGGGGCGCAGGCAGCGGCGCCTCGCACCTGGTGAGCGGCCACAGCCGCGCCCATGCCGTGCTCGAAGGCGAACTCGCCAGCCTGCTGGCGCCCTGGGTGCCCGACGCACACGCGCTGCTGTTCTGCAGCGGCTACATGGCCAACCTGGCCCTGCTCACCACGCTCGGCGGCGGGGAGGCCGCGATCTTCGCCGACAAGCTCAACCATGCCTCGCTGATCGACGCCGGTCTGCTCGCCGACGGGCGCATGCGCCGCTACCCGCATGGGCGCCTCGACCTGCTCGAGGCCATGCTCAACGAGTGCAGCCAGCCGCTGCGCCTGATCGTCACCGACGCGGTGTTCAGCATGGACGGCGATCTCGCCGACCTGCCGGCCCTGCTTGCGCTGGCCGAACGCCACGACGCCTGGCTGATCATCGACGACGCCCACGGCTTCGGCGTGTTGGGCACGCACGGGGCGGGCACGCTGGCGCACTACGACCTGCGCAGCGAGCGCCTGATCTACATGGGCACGCTCGGCAAGGCTGCGGGCGTGGCCGGAGCCTTCGTCGCCGCCCATCCGGCGGTGATCGACGCCCTGGTGCAGGGCGGGCGCAGCTACATCTACACGACCGCGATGCCGCCTGCGCTGGCGCATGCGCTGAGTGCCAGCCTGGCGCTGATGACGGGCGAGGAAGGCGCGGCACGGCGGCGACAGCTTGCCACGCTGATCGCTGCGCTGCGCGACCGCCTGTCCGGGTTGATCGCCCGCGATCCGGCCAGCGGCTGGCAACTGGGCATTTCCGCCACGCCCATCCAGCCGCTGATCGTCGGCGACAACACCGCCGCACTGGCGCTGGCTGCAACGCTCGAGGCGGCAGGCCTGTGGGTGCCTGCGATCCGCCCGCCCACCGTGCCAGTCAATACGGCACGGCTGCGCATCACGCTCAGCGCGGCGCACACGCTGGACGACGTCGAACGCCTGATCGACGCTCTTGCCGCATGCCAGCCTGGGGGAAACCACCATGCGTAA
- the bioB gene encoding biotin synthase BioB, translated as MTTLATLSPEALRRTANPSATPAKPAAWRVEDVEALFALPFMELVFRARQVHREHFDPNAIQLSTLLSIKTGGCAEDCGYCSQSAHFDTGLKAEKLMPVDEVIEAARAAKAQGASRFCMGAAWRSPKARDMERVTTMVREVKALGLETCMTLGMLDADQASSLKDAGLDYYNHNLDTAPEYYGKVIGTRTYQDRLDTLDNVRAAGINVCSGGIVGMGESRAHRAGLIAQLANLEPPPESVPINNLVPIPGTPLADVDPIDPFEFVRTIAVARITMPRSYVRLSAGREQMDEALQALCLMAGANSIFYGDHLLTTSNPKTGRDRSLLERLDLRIEGQDTA; from the coding sequence ATGACCACGCTTGCCACCCTGTCGCCCGAAGCCCTGCGCCGCACCGCCAACCCGTCCGCCACCCCGGCCAAGCCCGCTGCGTGGCGGGTCGAGGACGTCGAGGCCCTGTTCGCGCTGCCCTTCATGGAGCTCGTGTTCCGGGCCCGCCAGGTGCATCGCGAGCACTTCGACCCCAACGCCATCCAGCTGTCCACCCTGCTCTCGATCAAGACCGGCGGGTGCGCCGAGGACTGCGGCTACTGCTCGCAGTCGGCGCATTTCGACACCGGCCTGAAGGCCGAGAAGCTGATGCCGGTCGATGAGGTGATCGAGGCCGCCAGGGCCGCCAAGGCGCAGGGCGCCAGCCGCTTCTGCATGGGCGCGGCCTGGCGCTCGCCGAAGGCGCGCGACATGGAACGCGTGACGACGATGGTGCGCGAGGTGAAGGCGCTCGGCCTCGAGACCTGCATGACCCTGGGCATGCTCGACGCCGACCAGGCCAGTTCCCTGAAGGACGCCGGCCTCGACTACTACAACCACAACCTCGACACCGCGCCCGAGTACTACGGCAAGGTCATCGGCACCCGCACCTATCAGGACCGCCTCGACACCCTGGACAACGTGCGCGCGGCCGGCATCAACGTATGCAGCGGCGGCATCGTCGGCATGGGCGAGAGCCGCGCCCATCGCGCCGGCCTCATCGCCCAGCTCGCCAACCTCGAGCCGCCGCCGGAGTCGGTGCCAATCAACAACCTCGTGCCAATCCCGGGCACGCCGCTGGCCGACGTCGATCCGATCGACCCGTTCGAGTTCGTGCGCACCATCGCGGTGGCGCGCATCACCATGCCGCGCAGCTACGTGCGGCTGTCGGCCGGTCGCGAACAGATGGACGAGGCCCTGCAGGCGCTGTGCCTGATGGCCGGGGCCAACTCGATCTTCTACGGCGACCACCTGCTCACCACCAGCAACCCCAAGACCGGCCGCGACCGCAGCCTGCTGGAGCGGCTCGACCTGCGCATCGAGGGCCAGGACACGGCATGA
- the bioA gene encoding adenosylmethionine--8-amino-7-oxononanoate transaminase, translating into MQRLTAVPPLPIARGQGPWLYDTAGQRYFDANSSWWVNLFGHADAGINAALRAQLDTLPHVMLAGCTHAPAVELAERLSALTGGVLGHAFYASDGASAVEIALKMSFHAWRNQGRPAKREFVCVEHGYHGETLGALAVTDVAVFRDAYDPLLMRAHRVRSPDARQARAGETAAEVAARALEDVRRLFEDRHEHIAAFIVEPLVQCAAGMAMHDATYVRGLRALCDTYEIHLIADEIAVGCGRSGSFFAFEQAAANGEAPIWPDFICLSKGISGGYLPLSLVLSRDAIYRVFLDDEVARGFLHSHSYTGNALACRAALAVLDRFEQDDVLAGNRVRAAALSTALAPLAEDVRLEHLRQRGMIWAIDVREAFAGERFAERFHLAGRRHELLIRPIGRSVYLMPPYVVDDELAHWLAERLRATLDAVLETPTTPRSPDAAAAPDPATA; encoded by the coding sequence ATGCAGCGCCTGACTGCCGTGCCGCCCCTGCCCATCGCCCGCGGCCAGGGCCCGTGGCTGTACGACACCGCCGGACAGCGCTACTTCGATGCCAACAGCTCGTGGTGGGTCAACCTGTTCGGCCACGCCGATGCCGGCATCAACGCGGCGCTGCGCGCGCAGCTCGACACCTTGCCGCACGTGATGCTCGCCGGCTGCACGCATGCGCCCGCGGTGGAGCTGGCCGAGCGCCTGAGCGCCCTGACCGGCGGCGTGCTGGGCCATGCCTTCTATGCCAGCGATGGTGCCTCGGCGGTCGAGATCGCGCTGAAGATGAGCTTCCACGCCTGGCGCAACCAGGGGCGCCCGGCAAAGCGCGAGTTCGTCTGCGTCGAGCACGGCTACCACGGCGAGACGCTCGGCGCACTCGCGGTCACCGATGTCGCGGTCTTCCGCGACGCCTACGATCCCCTGCTGATGCGCGCCCACCGGGTGCGCTCGCCCGATGCCCGCCAGGCACGCGCCGGCGAGACCGCGGCCGAGGTCGCGGCGCGCGCGCTCGAGGACGTGCGCCGCCTGTTCGAGGACCGCCACGAACACATCGCCGCCTTCATCGTCGAGCCGCTGGTGCAGTGCGCGGCCGGCATGGCGATGCACGACGCCACCTACGTGCGCGGCCTGCGCGCCCTGTGCGACACTTACGAGATACACCTGATCGCGGACGAGATCGCCGTCGGCTGCGGTCGCAGCGGCAGCTTCTTCGCCTTCGAGCAGGCTGCGGCCAACGGCGAGGCGCCGATCTGGCCGGACTTCATCTGCCTGTCGAAGGGCATCAGCGGCGGTTACCTGCCGCTGTCGCTGGTACTGAGCCGCGACGCCATCTACCGCGTGTTCCTCGACGACGAAGTGGCGCGCGGCTTCCTCCACTCGCACTCCTACACCGGCAACGCGCTCGCCTGTCGCGCGGCGCTGGCGGTGCTGGACCGCTTCGAGCAGGACGACGTGCTCGCCGGCAACCGCGTCCGCGCCGCCGCACTGAGCACCGCGCTCGCGCCGCTGGCAGAGGACGTTCGCCTCGAGCACCTGCGCCAGCGCGGCATGATCTGGGCCATCGACGTGCGCGAGGCCTTCGCCGGCGAGCGTTTCGCCGAGCGCTTCCACCTCGCCGGCCGGCGCCACGAGCTGCTGATCCGCCCGATCGGCCGCAGCGTCTATCTGATGCCGCCCTACGTCGTCGACGACGAACTCGCGCACTGGCTCGCCGAGCGGCTCAGGGCGACCCTCGACGCAGTGCTGGAAACCCCCACCACGCCACGGAGCCCCGATGCTGCTGCAGCACCTGACCCGGCAACGGCTTGA
- a CDS encoding alpha/beta fold hydrolase — protein MRKRLILLPGWGLGDAPLVPLTETLRARDPMLQVDIAPLPERASGDARDWLQELDERLPSQTWLGGWSLGGMLASELAALRGERCRGLLTLASNPRFVASADWPHGMGEASFNAFVEGCRSNPAATLKRFCLLCAQGSVDARGLARQLQAAAPHGAPRILLAGLQVLGGLDGRRALQGFAGPQLHLFAGADALVPAEVAGDLLALRQNTGIGLIEDVGHAFPLEQPGELAAAILAFIDGDGDA, from the coding sequence ATGCGTAAGCGCCTCATCCTGCTGCCTGGCTGGGGCTTGGGCGACGCGCCGCTGGTGCCGCTGACCGAAACCCTGCGCGCGCGCGATCCCATGCTGCAGGTGGATATCGCACCCCTGCCCGAACGGGCCAGTGGCGACGCGCGGGATTGGCTGCAGGAACTGGACGAGCGCCTTCCGTCACAGACCTGGCTGGGCGGCTGGTCGCTCGGTGGCATGCTCGCCAGCGAACTGGCGGCGCTGCGCGGCGAACGCTGCCGCGGCCTGCTGACCCTGGCCAGCAACCCGCGTTTCGTGGCGAGCGCCGACTGGCCGCACGGGATGGGCGAGGCGAGCTTCAACGCCTTCGTCGAGGGCTGCCGCAGCAACCCCGCCGCCACCCTCAAGCGCTTCTGCCTGCTCTGCGCGCAGGGTTCCGTGGACGCCCGCGGCCTGGCGCGCCAACTGCAGGCCGCGGCACCACACGGCGCGCCACGGATACTGCTGGCCGGGCTGCAGGTGCTCGGTGGTCTGGATGGGCGCCGCGCGCTGCAAGGCTTCGCCGGTCCGCAGTTGCACCTGTTTGCCGGCGCCGACGCCCTGGTGCCGGCCGAAGTGGCGGGCGACCTGCTGGCGCTTCGGCAGAACACCGGGATCGGGCTGATCGAGGACGTCGGCCACGCCTTCCCGCTGGAACAGCCCGGCGAGCTCGCGGCGGCGATCCTGGCCTTCATCGACGGAGACGGCGATGCCTGA
- a CDS encoding benzoate/H(+) symporter BenE family transporter gives MLAHLERPRGAAPGLRRVRDDYGLTYFANGLIGFIFSATGPVAIILSVGTRGGLSEAELASWVFGVFFINGLITLAMSWRYRMPLGFAWTIPGTVLVGPALQHLSFAEIIGAFYATSLLVVVLGASGWVRRVMSALPMPIVMGMVAGVFLRFGLDIVRALDSDAAIAAPMIIAFLLLSASPVWARRMPPVIGALLVGALVIALLGRIDAGALVGFAFAQPLLQAPVWSVAALVELVVPLAITVLVVQNGQGVAVLDNARHAAPVNTVAFVSGIGAFFSAMVGAVSSCLTGPTNALLTSSGEHGRQYTAALTFGLFGVLFGLMAPTFTGLMLAAPREYVMVLGGLAMLRVLQGAFVASFGGGRFTLGALVSLVVTVADIGLFNIGAAFWGLVAGFGVSWLMERQDFTALANRG, from the coding sequence ATGCTCGCCCATCTCGAACGTCCGCGCGGCGCGGCCCCCGGGCTGCGCCGTGTCCGCGACGACTACGGCCTCACCTATTTCGCGAACGGCCTGATCGGCTTCATCTTCTCCGCCACCGGTCCGGTCGCGATCATCCTCTCGGTGGGGACGCGTGGCGGCCTGAGCGAGGCCGAGCTCGCGTCCTGGGTGTTCGGCGTGTTCTTCATCAACGGGCTGATCACGCTGGCGATGAGCTGGCGCTACCGGATGCCGCTCGGCTTCGCATGGACCATCCCCGGCACCGTGCTGGTCGGCCCTGCCCTGCAGCACCTGAGCTTTGCCGAGATCATCGGCGCGTTCTACGCCACCAGCCTGCTGGTCGTGGTGCTCGGCGCCAGCGGCTGGGTGCGACGGGTGATGTCCGCGCTGCCGATGCCGATCGTGATGGGCATGGTGGCCGGGGTGTTCCTGCGCTTCGGGCTCGACATCGTGCGTGCGCTCGACAGCGACGCGGCGATCGCCGCACCGATGATCATCGCCTTCCTGTTGCTGTCGGCCAGTCCGGTGTGGGCGAGGCGCATGCCGCCGGTGATCGGCGCGCTGCTCGTCGGTGCCCTCGTGATCGCGCTTCTCGGCCGTATCGACGCCGGCGCGCTCGTCGGCTTCGCCTTCGCCCAGCCGCTGCTGCAGGCGCCGGTGTGGTCGGTCGCGGCGCTGGTCGAACTCGTCGTGCCGTTGGCGATCACCGTGCTGGTGGTGCAGAACGGCCAGGGTGTCGCGGTGCTCGACAACGCCAGACACGCGGCACCGGTGAATACGGTGGCCTTCGTGTCCGGCATCGGTGCCTTCTTCAGTGCGATGGTCGGCGCGGTGAGCTCCTGTCTGACCGGGCCGACCAACGCGCTGCTGACCTCGTCGGGAGAGCACGGTCGCCAATACACCGCAGCGCTCACCTTCGGCCTGTTCGGCGTGCTGTTCGGTCTGATGGCGCCTACCTTCACCGGGCTGATGCTGGCGGCGCCCAGGGAATACGTCATGGTGCTCGGCGGTCTGGCCATGCTGCGCGTGCTGCAGGGCGCCTTCGTGGCGTCCTTCGGCGGCGGCAGATTCACCCTCGGTGCGCTGGTCAGCCTGGTCGTCACCGTCGCCGACATCGGCCTGTTCAACATCGGCGCCGCGTTCTGGGGCCTGGTCGCCGGTTTCGGGGTGTCGTGGCTGATGGAAAGACAGGACTTCACCGCCCTTGCAAACCGCGGCTGA
- the bioD gene encoding dethiobiotin synthase, translated as MVRGCFITGTDTEIGKTTVAAAIVSLLGKTGLRVAGLKPVAAGMSVIDGERINEDVHALRAASNVPLGIDEIAPFQFEAACAPHVAAALEGRGIDRGRILATIEAAAARCDRVVVEGVGGFRVPFDAAGDWDSADLARDLGLPVLLVVGLRLGAINHALLTAEAVRARGLRLCGWVANTVDPAMLQASATIDALTAGLGNAPCLGLVPRLPQPTPEAIAPYLNVPALHVLFDSSSALKETA; from the coding sequence ATGGTCCGTGGCTGTTTCATCACCGGCACCGACACCGAGATTGGCAAGACCACCGTCGCCGCCGCCATCGTCAGCCTGCTGGGCAAGACCGGACTGCGCGTCGCCGGGCTGAAGCCGGTCGCTGCCGGCATGAGCGTGATCGATGGCGAACGCATCAACGAGGACGTCCATGCACTGCGCGCAGCGAGCAATGTGCCACTCGGCATCGACGAGATCGCGCCGTTCCAGTTCGAGGCCGCCTGCGCACCGCACGTCGCCGCGGCGCTGGAAGGCCGCGGCATCGACCGCGGCCGTATCCTGGCGACCATCGAGGCGGCGGCGGCGCGTTGCGACCGGGTGGTGGTCGAAGGCGTGGGCGGTTTCCGCGTGCCTTTCGACGCCGCCGGCGACTGGGACAGTGCCGACCTGGCGCGCGACCTGGGCCTGCCGGTGCTGCTGGTCGTCGGCCTGCGCCTGGGCGCGATCAATCACGCGCTGCTCACTGCCGAAGCCGTGCGTGCGCGCGGACTGCGGCTGTGCGGCTGGGTCGCCAACACCGTCGACCCGGCGATGCTCCAGGCCTCCGCAACGATCGATGCCCTCACCGCCGGGCTGGGCAATGCACCCTGCCTGGGCCTCGTGCCACGGCTGCCGCAACCCACGCCCGAGGCCATCGCCCCCTATCTCAACGTGCCGGCGCTGCACGTGTTGTTCGATTCCAGTTCCGCCCTCAAGGAGACCGCATGA